In a genomic window of Polypterus senegalus isolate Bchr_013 chromosome 13, ASM1683550v1, whole genome shotgun sequence:
- the kctd16b gene encoding BTB/POZ domain-containing protein KCTD16b isoform X4 → MTEKMALSGNCRTYPPVKEQGSVQASFPDVVELNVGGQVYFTRHTTLISIPNSLLGKIFSPKKDMSNDLARDTKGRYFIDRDGFLFRYILDYLRDKQVVLPDHFPEKGRLKREAEYFQLPELVKILTPDDLKQSPDDPFHSDFEEASQASDQRVCPPASLVPADRKYGFITVGYRGSCTMGRESQTDAKFRRVPRILICGRICLAKEVFGDTLNESRDPDRPPERYTSRFYLKFKHLERAFDMLSECGFQMVACNSSVTASFVNQYTDDKIWSSYTEYVFYLAY, encoded by the coding sequence ATGACTGAAAAAATGGCTTTAAGTGGGAATTGTAGGACTTACCCTCCTGTAAAGGAGCAGGGCTCGGTTCAGGCTTCTTTCCCTGACGTGGTGGAGCTGAATGTGGGTGGCCAAGTTTACTTCACCCGCCATACCACACTAATAAGCATTCCCAACTCGCTGCTGGGAAAGATTTTTTCCCCAAAGAAGGATATGTCCAATGACCTGGCAAGGGACACAAAGGGGCGCTACTTTATAGACAGGGATGGATTTTTATTTCGATACATATTGGACTATCTGAGAGATAAGCAAGTTGTCCTTCCTGACCACTTTCCAGAAAAGGGGAGGCTGAAACGAGAAGCCGAATATTTCCAGTTACCTGAACTGGTCAAAATCCTTACCCCCGATGACCTTAAACAGAGTCCTGATGATCCATTCCATAGTGATTTTGAGGAGGCCTCTCAGGCCAGTGATCAAAGGGTATGTCCACCTGCATCTTTGGTACCCGCCGATCGGAAGTATGGCTTCATTACCGTGGGTTACAGAGGTTCCTGTACCATGGGTCGGGAAAGCCAAACTGATGCCAAGTTCAGACGGGTACCACGGATCTTGATTTGTGGAAGGATATGCTTAGCTAAAGAGGTCTTTGGGGATACATTAAATGAGAGCAGAGACCCAGACCGGCCTCCAGAGAGATACACCTCGAGGTTTTATCTAAAGTTTAAGCACCTAGAGAGGGCTTTCGATATGCTCTCTGAGTGTGGATTCCAGATGGTAGCCTGCAATTCTTCAGTGACAGCATCTTTTGTCAATCAGTACACCGATGACAAGATCTGGTCCAGTTACACTGAATATGTCTTCTACC
- the kctd16b gene encoding BTB/POZ domain-containing protein KCTD16b isoform X3, giving the protein MTEKMALSGNCRTYPPVKEQGSVQASFPDVVELNVGGQVYFTRHTTLISIPNSLLGKIFSPKKDMSNDLARDTKGRYFIDRDGFLFRYILDYLRDKQVVLPDHFPEKGRLKREAEYFQLPELVKILTPDDLKQSPDDPFHSDFEEASQASDQRVCPPASLVPADRKYGFITVGYRGSCTMGRESQTDAKFRRVPRILICGRICLAKEVFGDTLNESRDPDRPPERYTSRFYLKFKHLERAFDMLSECGFQMVACNSSVTASFVNQYTDDKIWSSYTEYVFYRCQR; this is encoded by the coding sequence ATGACTGAAAAAATGGCTTTAAGTGGGAATTGTAGGACTTACCCTCCTGTAAAGGAGCAGGGCTCGGTTCAGGCTTCTTTCCCTGACGTGGTGGAGCTGAATGTGGGTGGCCAAGTTTACTTCACCCGCCATACCACACTAATAAGCATTCCCAACTCGCTGCTGGGAAAGATTTTTTCCCCAAAGAAGGATATGTCCAATGACCTGGCAAGGGACACAAAGGGGCGCTACTTTATAGACAGGGATGGATTTTTATTTCGATACATATTGGACTATCTGAGAGATAAGCAAGTTGTCCTTCCTGACCACTTTCCAGAAAAGGGGAGGCTGAAACGAGAAGCCGAATATTTCCAGTTACCTGAACTGGTCAAAATCCTTACCCCCGATGACCTTAAACAGAGTCCTGATGATCCATTCCATAGTGATTTTGAGGAGGCCTCTCAGGCCAGTGATCAAAGGGTATGTCCACCTGCATCTTTGGTACCCGCCGATCGGAAGTATGGCTTCATTACCGTGGGTTACAGAGGTTCCTGTACCATGGGTCGGGAAAGCCAAACTGATGCCAAGTTCAGACGGGTACCACGGATCTTGATTTGTGGAAGGATATGCTTAGCTAAAGAGGTCTTTGGGGATACATTAAATGAGAGCAGAGACCCAGACCGGCCTCCAGAGAGATACACCTCGAGGTTTTATCTAAAGTTTAAGCACCTAGAGAGGGCTTTCGATATGCTCTCTGAGTGTGGATTCCAGATGGTAGCCTGCAATTCTTCAGTGACAGCATCTTTTGTCAATCAGTACACCGATGACAAGATCTGGTCCAGTTACACTGAATATGTCTTCTACC
- the kctd16b gene encoding BTB/POZ domain-containing protein KCTD16b isoform X2, whose protein sequence is MTEKMALSGNCRTYPPVKEQGSVQASFPDVVELNVGGQVYFTRHTTLISIPNSLLGKIFSPKKDMSNDLARDTKGRYFIDRDGFLFRYILDYLRDKQVVLPDHFPEKGRLKREAEYFQLPELVKILTPDDLKQSPDDPFHSDFEEASQASDQRVCPPASLVPADRKYGFITVGYRGSCTMGRESQTDAKFRRVPRILICGRICLAKEVFGDTLNESRDPDRPPERYTSRFYLKFKHLERAFDMLSECGFQMVACNSSVTASFVNQYTDDKIWSSYTEYVFYRPLKDMDSSDEEFWP, encoded by the coding sequence ATGACTGAAAAAATGGCTTTAAGTGGGAATTGTAGGACTTACCCTCCTGTAAAGGAGCAGGGCTCGGTTCAGGCTTCTTTCCCTGACGTGGTGGAGCTGAATGTGGGTGGCCAAGTTTACTTCACCCGCCATACCACACTAATAAGCATTCCCAACTCGCTGCTGGGAAAGATTTTTTCCCCAAAGAAGGATATGTCCAATGACCTGGCAAGGGACACAAAGGGGCGCTACTTTATAGACAGGGATGGATTTTTATTTCGATACATATTGGACTATCTGAGAGATAAGCAAGTTGTCCTTCCTGACCACTTTCCAGAAAAGGGGAGGCTGAAACGAGAAGCCGAATATTTCCAGTTACCTGAACTGGTCAAAATCCTTACCCCCGATGACCTTAAACAGAGTCCTGATGATCCATTCCATAGTGATTTTGAGGAGGCCTCTCAGGCCAGTGATCAAAGGGTATGTCCACCTGCATCTTTGGTACCCGCCGATCGGAAGTATGGCTTCATTACCGTGGGTTACAGAGGTTCCTGTACCATGGGTCGGGAAAGCCAAACTGATGCCAAGTTCAGACGGGTACCACGGATCTTGATTTGTGGAAGGATATGCTTAGCTAAAGAGGTCTTTGGGGATACATTAAATGAGAGCAGAGACCCAGACCGGCCTCCAGAGAGATACACCTCGAGGTTTTATCTAAAGTTTAAGCACCTAGAGAGGGCTTTCGATATGCTCTCTGAGTGTGGATTCCAGATGGTAGCCTGCAATTCTTCAGTGACAGCATCTTTTGTCAATCAGTACACCGATGACAAGATCTGGTCCAGTTACACTGAATATGTCTTCTACC